In Miscanthus floridulus cultivar M001 chromosome 8, ASM1932011v1, whole genome shotgun sequence, the sequence CGAGACGAGCAAAAACGCTTAACCGAGGCGGGAAGTCATCCGCCTTGGTCCAAAGGTCACGATTAATCACTTCTTCATTCACATTGGGACATAAAAGGTAGCAACTAAATTTTAAACCACTTTAGCTAAGGAGGAGTGATTCTAATCGAGAAATGGTTCTCCATCAGAATAACTCCTCATTAGCTAAACAATAAAAATCTATACAAAATCTGGTGGGGACCAGACAAGAATCACTTCTTCATTCACAGTGGGACATAAAAAGAAACTCGCTTCTTATTGCCTCCTATTTAGGGTCTATTTGTAAAGCTCCACTCCTAGATTCTCTAGCTGCGCTCCTTGATTCtatggtaaaatgattctacTTGATTTTGGTGGAGAGCAAGTGAAAATTGATTCTAGAATAATTCTGGTAGAGATTGAATCAGGAGCAGAGCCAGTTCTGTCCCCAGCATCTTTGGAGCAAATTCTCTGGACAATGTGACGGAACCAGAAAAAAATCCACCTATGGTGAACTTTATATACTAACTAATTTGTGTGACAGAGCAATCATACACAGGATAAGAGATAATAATGCGGTGTTCCAATTATACGAGCAAAGGAATTTTCATTCCTAATTAATCGATCATATATGTAACTGAAAGATGAAACTATCAATTAAAGCACCAATAGCTGCGACATGGAGAAGGGAGAAATCTCGTGAATCAGCAGCCCAGCACCGTTCCCACCAAGGGAATGATGAGAGAATGTTTGACCAGGAAGGGGGGTTCGGCCCGTTAGGGCGGACCGCACCTGGCGACCGCGCCcagcgccccgccgccgccagccACCCAGGCGCCGgcggccccctccccctccctttccTTCTCTATCTCCACGACTCTCACTagcccctcctccgccgccgttTCCGGCCACAGGTCCGCTCCAATCAGGATGGGCCGACCCCTGTTCGGCGCGGCTGCCGACCCGGCGCCGGTGGCCCTTCCCTCCCCCACTCTCCTCCCTCCTCCAGTCGCGTCCGGTCTCCACCTGCCGTGCACACCGCAGCTGCAGGTTGATGCGGACGGCAGCTCCAGTGGTGCTTGCGGGATGGCCGCCCGGCCATCGCCACCGGCCACGGGGCCTGCGCCAAGCCCGCCGGCGGTTACAGATGGGCCGGCCCACCACCTCCCTCCGCTGGAGAGCTCGGCGGCAGCGCCGATGCAGCCAACCCCCTACGTGCCTGGCCATCCCGACGAACCTGGGTGTCGGGGCACGCGGCCCGCCGGCGGGTCCTCGCTCACGGGGGCCTCCGGGGCTCCGCCGCTGTCGAAGCCGGCAACCGCCATGGCGAGGGTGACCTGCTGCTCCACTGGACCAGATCCACTCGACGTCTTCCTCGTCCAGATCTGATTAGGGTAGGCGACCACTGCCCGGAGGTCGGTCCGGCGCGGCAGTCGGCCATGGGCGGCTCCCCACCGAGCCCGCAGTCCGCGCTCTCTCCCTTCGCCTCTCCCTTCCACCCACGGCAGAGCGCGGCGGGGCGTTCTAAGGACCGTCGTTGGGCGGACGATGGGTCTGACTCAGATGCAGAGCGGTCATCCAGTGCCTCCCCAATCTCCTACCTCGATGCTGCCCGTCGACAGCCAAAGACGCGAATGGCATCACCGCCGCCTGCGAGAGCTCCGCTGCGATCCATCGTCGTCATTGGCATACGTGGCGCTAGCGCCAAGGCGGGCAGCCTTGGCAACGACGGCGGGAGGCGGCGCCATTGGCATACACATCGCCGGCCACGACCTAAGTTGGTTCACGGCCTGCCTGTCCGGTTGGCCAATGGCCGCGTCCCTGCCCGCCAGTGCCTCGGCCGCCGTGGACGGGTCTCTGCCCCCAACCCTGATAGGCGCTGGGAGATCCTCCCCAGCAGGAAACACGACCGCAAGCTACCCCGGTTGCTGATATTTCGGTACTGGCCTTCAAGATGTCTCCCTGATTGTGCTCATTCGATGGAGGTAATCTTATCTACTGCGAAATCGGCTGCTGCTTGCAGGATTCTTCAAGGCCCACGAGATCATCTTCAGGGGCTTGGACAGCTACGGGGGCTTGGAAAGGCTTTCAGGGAGACCAAAGCTTGTGACGAAACAAATCAGACCCATCAAAGGCCCAATATGATAAGAAACAAATGCAGTCGAATTACAGGCCCGTAAGGCCCAACAGCCCAGTAGTAATGTTACAAGGCGGCCTACTCGCTGACTTGTGTCCCTCCCGGCCGTCTGCCACCCAACGAGCTTGGGCTCTGGCCTCTGGCTCTCCCCCCGCCTCCGTCTCCGCCTGaccgccaccgcctccacctccgcccgcccgcccgccgcacCCGTTCTCTTCCCGCGCAACGCGCGTCCCCCGAGCTctccctcctcctgctgctgctgctggacgcGCGCCGGCCGGAGATCCTTGCGGCCCCGGGACCGAATTCCCCCTCCACCTCTCCTCCGGTAAGGAACCCTAGCTCTTCGCTTCCCCTCGGTGGGTTCGTCCGCCAGGCGATCCGTTATCGTCCCGTTCCGTGGAATTCCGCGCCTTCCCGCGCGGCGCAATCTGAGCCCGAACACTTGCTTCTCCCCCTCGTTTATTTGCAGCGCGTTCCTTTGCCGCGTCGGTCGATCCCAGCCGCCTCAGCTGCTGTTTGGCCGCCACCAAAAAGCAACAGCAGCACCACGATGAAGCGCAAGCGCGCCCGCAAGCCGGCGCGCAAGAAGGCTGGTCCGGCGGAGTCCACCTCGCCGGATTCCGCGTCCAGTCCCAGCACGGAGGCGTCGGACAGCCCGCGAGACCAGGCGGAGGAGGATAATAATAACGCGCCGCCCGTCGCCGATGCGGGGGCAGCAGTGCCTGaaccaccgcctcctcc encodes:
- the LOC136469272 gene encoding uncharacterized protein, with the translated sequence MGRPLFGAAADPAPVALPSPTLLPPPVASGLHLPCTPQLQVDADGSSSGACGMAARPSPPATGPAPSPPAVTDGPAHHLPPLESSAAAPMQPTPYVPGHPDEPGCRGTRPAGGSSLTGASGAPPLSKPATAMARVTCCSTGPDPLDVFLVQI